From a single Lolium rigidum isolate FL_2022 chromosome 7, APGP_CSIRO_Lrig_0.1, whole genome shotgun sequence genomic region:
- the LOC124672233 gene encoding uncharacterized protein LOC124672233: MASHLRSVSLPSRPHREVEEELCSLEACISSPSLAIETISDCLSRLGDMYCSIEEIMCLPSNQVCSSQQRKMLDGEMECSLELLDLCNAMHAEFAELKNIIQDLEVAIRKGDDAGVQVGIQSYSRLLKKAKKHFKKTAKKVISYKEDCRMVTLLSEAREITVSLLESTLHLLSKQIITPKQSLISKAFQKKNSVLCKEEQMQMLGCSIGDLEAGVGLLFRRLVQNRVTLLNILSV; this comes from the coding sequence ATGGCTAGCCATCTAAGATCAGTTAGCTTGCCCTCTAGGCCTCACCGCGAAGTTGAAGAGGagctgtgcagcctagaggcatgCATCTCTTCACCCTCCTTGGCCATCGAGACAATCTCTGATTGTTTGTCGAGGCTTGGAGACATGTACTGCTCTATCGAGGAAATAATGTGCCTGCCCAGCAACCAAGTTTGCTCCTCCCAGCAAAGAAAGATGTTGGATGGAGAAATGGAATGCTCCCTTGAGCTCTTGGATCTCTGCAATGCAATGCACGCAGAGTTTGCCGAGTTGAAGAACATCATCCAAGACCTGGAAGTGGCTATCCGAAAAGGAGACGATGCAGGCGTTCAAGTCGGGATTCAGTCTTACTCTCGTTTATTGAAGAAGGCGAAGAAGCATTTTAAGAAGACCGCGAAGAAGGTTATTTCTTACAAGGAAGATTGCAGGATGGTCACATTGTTGAGCGAGGCTAGAGAGATCACCGTCTCTCTGCTCGAGTCAACACTTCATCTCTTGTCCAAGCAAATCATAACGCCAAaacagtctctcatctccaaggcATTCCAGAAGAAAAATTCAGTTTTGTGCAAGGAGGAGCAGATGCAGATGCTAGGTTGCAGCATCGGAGATCTTGAGGCTGGGGTAGGACTTCTGTTCCGGAGATTGGTCCAGAACAGAGTTACCCTCCTGAACATTCTTAGCGTATAG